A window of Sphingobacterium sp. SRCM116780 contains these coding sequences:
- the thrC gene encoding threonine synthase: MKLYSTNNKALRVSFKEAVFNSLPEDKGLYMPEVIPQLDPLFLRNIQQYSLQEIAFTIANTLIGADIPVNDLKKIIKDAIDFDAPVKFLAADTAVLELFHGPSYAFKDFGARFMSRVMGYFSAADDQLLDVLVATSGDTGGAVALGFLGVEGTRVTILYPKGKVSEVQELQLTTNGQNIRAIEVDGTFDDCQALVKRAFNDQELNQQLRLTSANSINIARLIPQTFYYFYAYAQLKAQGVDRVVFTVPSGNFGNIGAGLLAFKMGLPVEQFVAATNANDTVPRFLKSGHYEPKPSVQTLANAMDVGDPSNWVRIQDLFGKDIEELKKIITTYTYQDQETKAAMEQLYHSYHYIACPHTAIAWLASQAYKGEHPGQYGSVFLSTAHPCKFPDAISEEVFAKIKLPAGAEKLDAKNKEVVALAVDYDAFKHYLLNHK; this comes from the coding sequence ATGAAATTATACAGTACAAATAATAAAGCGTTAAGAGTGTCATTTAAAGAGGCTGTTTTTAATTCATTGCCTGAAGATAAGGGACTTTATATGCCAGAAGTGATCCCACAATTGGATCCTTTATTCTTGAGAAATATACAGCAATATTCTTTGCAGGAAATTGCTTTTACAATAGCGAATACACTGATTGGAGCGGATATTCCAGTAAATGACTTGAAAAAAATCATTAAAGATGCCATTGATTTTGACGCTCCAGTAAAATTTTTAGCTGCTGATACTGCAGTTTTGGAATTATTTCATGGACCATCTTATGCCTTTAAAGACTTTGGAGCTCGTTTTATGAGTCGTGTGATGGGTTATTTCTCGGCAGCGGATGATCAACTGCTTGATGTATTAGTTGCCACCTCTGGCGATACAGGAGGGGCTGTGGCATTAGGGTTTTTGGGCGTTGAAGGTACACGTGTAACGATTCTTTATCCAAAAGGAAAGGTTTCTGAAGTTCAAGAGTTACAATTGACAACGAATGGACAGAATATCAGAGCTATTGAAGTTGATGGTACTTTTGATGATTGTCAAGCATTAGTTAAACGTGCTTTTAATGATCAAGAGTTGAATCAACAATTACGGTTGACTTCCGCTAATTCGATCAATATCGCACGGTTAATTCCGCAAACATTTTATTATTTTTATGCTTATGCGCAATTAAAAGCACAAGGAGTAGATCGCGTTGTTTTTACTGTTCCAAGCGGTAATTTTGGAAATATTGGTGCAGGCTTGTTGGCTTTTAAAATGGGACTTCCTGTAGAGCAGTTTGTTGCCGCTACAAATGCAAATGATACCGTTCCCCGTTTTCTTAAGTCTGGTCATTATGAACCGAAACCTTCCGTACAAACATTAGCAAATGCAATGGATGTAGGTGATCCAAGTAATTGGGTTCGTATCCAAGATTTATTCGGAAAGGATATTGAGGAATTGAAAAAGATAATTACGACGTATACTTATCAGGATCAAGAAACAAAAGCAGCTATGGAACAATTGTATCATTCTTATCATTATATTGCTTGTCCACATACAGCAATTGCTTGGTTAGCTTCTCAAGCATACAAGGGTGAACATCCTGGTCAATATGGATCAGTGTTCTTATCGACAGCTCATCCATGTAAATTTCCTGATGCGATTTCTGAAGAAGTATTTGCTAAAATTAAATTACCAGCAGGTGCAGAAAAACTAGACGCTAAGAATAAAGAGGTAGTCGCATTAGCTGTAGACTACGATGCTTTTAAGCATTACTTATTAAACCATAAATAA
- a CDS encoding homoserine kinase codes for MLTEVRVFAPATVANMICGFDILGFALEEPGDEVIMRKTSSPGVIITKITGDDGRLPLDADKNTVSACVQFLLQHLGLQHDVGVEIELHKHMPIGSGLGSSAASTVAGLYAINKMLGDPLSKEELLPFCVEGERLACGHGHADNVAPSLFGGITLIRGNDPLDLIPLPVPQELIASVVFPQVDVPTRDARQLIKEKVFLKDAVTQWGNIAGLVAGLFKEDYDLIARSMQDVLIEPTRAILIPQFYEMKKIALENGALSFGISGSGPSVVAITKDRDKARHITDLIQAHLSVSEIESFGYVSAVNVEGPKVLN; via the coding sequence ATGTTAACAGAGGTGAGAGTTTTTGCTCCTGCTACTGTAGCCAATATGATTTGTGGTTTTGATATTCTAGGATTTGCATTAGAAGAGCCAGGTGATGAGGTTATTATGCGAAAAACTAGTTCCCCTGGAGTGATTATTACTAAAATCACGGGTGATGATGGGCGTCTTCCTTTAGATGCAGATAAAAATACAGTATCCGCTTGTGTTCAGTTCCTGTTACAACATCTAGGCTTACAACATGATGTAGGGGTCGAGATCGAATTACATAAACATATGCCCATTGGTTCTGGATTAGGTTCAAGCGCAGCAAGCACAGTTGCAGGTTTATATGCCATCAACAAAATGTTGGGAGATCCCTTATCTAAAGAAGAGTTACTCCCCTTCTGTGTAGAGGGTGAAAGACTTGCATGCGGACATGGGCATGCTGATAATGTAGCTCCTTCCTTATTCGGTGGTATTACCTTGATTCGTGGAAATGATCCTTTGGATCTTATCCCTTTGCCGGTTCCTCAGGAATTGATTGCATCGGTGGTATTTCCGCAGGTGGATGTTCCAACACGAGATGCTCGTCAATTGATTAAAGAAAAAGTTTTCCTGAAAGATGCAGTAACACAATGGGGTAATATTGCTGGTTTGGTCGCTGGTTTATTTAAAGAAGATTACGATTTGATCGCTAGAAGTATGCAAGATGTATTGATTGAGCCAACTAGAGCGATTTTAATTCCACAGTTTTACGAGATGAAAAAAATCGCTTTAGAAAATGGAGCGTTAAGTTTTGGAATATCTGGCTCAGGACCTTCTGTCGTTGCAATTACAAAGGATAGAGATAAAGCTAGACACATTACAGATTTGATTCAAGCGCATCTTTCTGTATCTGAAATCGAGAGTTTTGGATATGTATCTGCAGTAAATGTTGAAGGACCTAAAGTATTAAATTAA
- the thrA gene encoding bifunctional aspartate kinase/homoserine dehydrogenase I — MKILKFGGTSVGSAESIKAVLNIVKKSYEAQERPLIVLSAMSGVTNLLTKMAEDAAEGKTFDEGLKTLEAKHFEIIKALISIKYQNPVFTKLKLFFNEIEELLQGIYALKELSEQSKDLVVSYGERCSTFMVSKISEQYLPESMFVDASHYIKTDSHFGHAHVNDALTEQLVQSLYLTNSDKLLFVTGFIASNEKGRMTTLGRGGSDYTAAIFGSILNASAIEIWTDVNGMLTADPRIVKKAFSLPILSYTEAMELSYFGAKVIYPPTMIPAFLKKIPIIIRNTFEPDFSGTVIQFDSGNTTLPIKGISSIGDISIINLSGSGMIGKSGFSGRLFTLLAREQINVILITQSSSEHSITFAVNPDDAVRAKMLIENEFELELQANKLATPDIEDHLSVLAIVGENMKKTPGMSGQLFAALGRNGINVRAIAQGSSEYNISVIIAKNDLSKALNAVHDAFFAELKKTLYVFNLGTGNIGSTLFKQLESQHNFLLEKNDIEIKVVGVSNSRKMLFNLDGVDLANWETTLQEDGEDADLSIFIERMKGFNLPNCVFIDNTASKLPSTYYEGIFKANISIVTCNKIANSGKYEQYKTLRDTARKHGVDFFYETNVGAGLPIVRVLKDLMLSGDRIVKIEAILSGTISYIFNNFKESTSFYDVVKQAQELGYTEPDPRDDLGGIDFMRKMLILARDAGYTVEAEDVDLGAILPEACLKATSVESFYEELKNENAYFEALKEKAQRENKVIRYIGKLEDGKVTISVQLVDDKHPFYALSGSDNIISFTTQRYKDRPLVVKGPGAGAEVTAAGVFADLVNVGA, encoded by the coding sequence ATGAAAATTTTGAAATTTGGAGGGACATCAGTAGGTTCTGCAGAAAGCATTAAAGCAGTGCTCAACATCGTTAAGAAATCATATGAAGCGCAAGAGCGCCCATTAATTGTTTTATCAGCAATGTCAGGAGTGACAAACTTGTTAACAAAAATGGCAGAAGATGCTGCAGAAGGAAAAACCTTTGATGAGGGGCTGAAAACATTAGAAGCAAAACACTTTGAGATCATTAAAGCACTGATCTCGATCAAATATCAAAACCCAGTATTCACGAAACTCAAGTTGTTTTTTAATGAAATAGAAGAATTATTACAAGGTATATATGCTTTAAAGGAATTAAGTGAGCAAAGTAAAGATTTAGTCGTTAGCTATGGCGAACGTTGTTCTACGTTTATGGTTTCAAAAATTTCTGAACAATATTTACCAGAATCTATGTTTGTCGATGCTTCGCATTATATAAAAACAGATTCACATTTTGGACATGCCCATGTCAATGATGCTTTGACCGAGCAACTGGTTCAATCCTTATATTTAACAAACAGTGATAAATTGCTTTTTGTGACAGGTTTCATTGCTTCAAATGAAAAGGGGCGTATGACGACTTTAGGAAGAGGAGGATCAGATTATACAGCGGCTATTTTTGGGTCTATTTTGAATGCTTCAGCCATCGAAATATGGACAGATGTAAATGGTATGTTAACAGCAGATCCTCGTATTGTTAAAAAAGCATTCTCTTTGCCAATCCTTTCTTATACAGAAGCCATGGAGTTATCTTACTTTGGAGCAAAGGTTATTTATCCACCAACCATGATTCCTGCTTTTTTGAAGAAGATACCAATTATTATCCGAAACACTTTTGAACCTGATTTTTCAGGTACTGTTATTCAGTTTGATAGTGGAAATACAACCTTGCCAATAAAGGGTATTTCCTCTATTGGAGATATCTCCATTATTAATTTGAGTGGTTCAGGTATGATTGGTAAATCTGGATTCAGTGGTCGATTATTTACGCTGTTAGCGAGGGAGCAGATTAATGTTATCTTAATTACACAATCTTCTTCAGAGCACAGTATCACTTTTGCAGTCAATCCTGATGATGCAGTAAGAGCGAAAATGTTAATCGAAAATGAGTTTGAACTTGAATTGCAAGCTAATAAATTAGCAACACCAGATATTGAAGATCATTTATCAGTACTGGCAATTGTTGGAGAAAATATGAAAAAAACACCTGGAATGTCAGGACAGTTATTTGCGGCATTGGGACGTAATGGCATCAACGTGCGTGCTATAGCACAAGGTTCCTCGGAATACAATATTTCTGTTATTATTGCTAAAAATGATTTATCAAAAGCACTTAATGCTGTTCATGATGCATTTTTTGCTGAATTGAAAAAGACGTTATACGTATTCAACTTGGGAACAGGGAATATCGGTTCGACTTTATTCAAGCAATTGGAAAGCCAACACAATTTCTTGTTGGAAAAAAATGATATTGAAATCAAAGTGGTTGGTGTTTCAAATAGCCGAAAAATGTTATTCAATCTGGATGGTGTTGACTTAGCAAACTGGGAAACGACACTTCAGGAAGATGGAGAAGATGCAGATCTATCTATTTTCATTGAACGTATGAAAGGTTTTAATCTTCCAAATTGTGTATTTATAGATAATACGGCAAGTAAACTACCATCAACTTACTACGAGGGTATTTTCAAAGCTAATATTTCCATTGTTACTTGTAATAAAATTGCGAATTCAGGGAAATATGAACAATATAAAACCCTACGTGATACAGCCCGTAAACATGGTGTGGATTTTTTTTACGAAACAAATGTTGGCGCTGGACTTCCAATTGTGCGTGTGTTAAAAGATTTGATGCTGAGTGGAGATAGAATTGTAAAAATAGAGGCTATTCTTTCTGGAACAATCTCCTATATCTTTAATAATTTTAAAGAGAGTACATCCTTCTATGATGTCGTGAAGCAAGCACAAGAATTGGGATATACGGAGCCAGATCCTCGCGATGATTTAGGAGGAATAGACTTTATGCGTAAAATGTTAATCTTGGCTCGTGATGCGGGATACACCGTAGAAGCGGAAGATGTAGACTTAGGTGCAATTTTACCAGAAGCGTGTTTAAAAGCTACTTCAGTAGAGTCGTTCTATGAAGAATTGAAAAATGAAAATGCGTATTTCGAAGCATTGAAAGAAAAGGCTCAACGTGAAAACAAAGTGATCCGTTATATTGGAAAATTGGAAGATGGCAAAGTCACTATTTCTGTTCAATTGGTAGATGATAAACATCCTTTTTATGCTTTATCAGGAAGTGACAATATTATTTCATTTACTACACAACGCTATAAAGATAGACCATTGGTTGTGAAAGGTCCTGGTGCTGGAGCTGAAGTAACTGCTGCCGGGGTGTTCGCAGATTTAGTAAACGTCGGAGCATAA
- a CDS encoding C40 family peptidase, whose amino-acid sequence MKTKKILASMLFIGLCLVSQAQSTKTQSKPESDPDNLAKEYFSQIMGVAVSATTNTKLYQFVYEWLGTPYRLGGDSKRGIDCSKFSFELYDKVFNTTLGYNSRNQYSQIQTVKKNDLKAGDLVFFKIRSKSITHVGVYIGDNKFAHASSSKGVMISNLDEAYWRRYYYDGGRLPDDNKSLTAEILKGDKSDKFN is encoded by the coding sequence ATGAAAACAAAGAAAATATTAGCTTCCATGCTATTTATAGGCTTATGTCTAGTGTCGCAGGCACAATCAACCAAAACCCAATCTAAACCAGAATCTGACCCTGATAATCTAGCTAAAGAATACTTTTCACAAATCATGGGCGTTGCAGTTTCAGCAACAACAAACACAAAATTATATCAATTTGTTTACGAATGGTTAGGAACTCCCTACCGCTTAGGAGGAGACTCTAAAAGAGGTATTGATTGTTCTAAGTTCTCGTTTGAGCTTTATGACAAAGTGTTTAATACAACATTAGGTTATAATAGCCGTAATCAATATTCTCAAATTCAGACGGTCAAAAAAAATGATTTAAAAGCTGGAGATTTAGTGTTTTTCAAGATTAGAAGCAAAAGTATAACGCATGTAGGCGTTTATATTGGAGATAACAAATTCGCGCATGCATCCTCAAGTAAAGGTGTTATGATTAGCAATTTAGATGAAGCTTATTGGAGACGTTATTATTATGACGGAGGAAGACTTCCGGATGATAACAAATCATTGACAGCTGAAATATTAAAAGGAGATAAATCAGACAAATTCAATTAA
- a CDS encoding phosphoribosyltransferase family protein produces the protein MSSKKTLILDKEQIKQKSIRIAYQILEDNFEEDTLVLVGIADRGYVFAQRLQKILTEISSKNIELIKVTMNKTSRSLKAEADQPVESVKNKTLILVDDVLNSGRTLAYGLGVFLNVPLKKMRTAVLIDRSHPKFPIVSDYYGLKLSTILKEHVEVNLEGFQEENDAAWLV, from the coding sequence ATGTCGTCAAAGAAAACGCTCATATTAGATAAAGAACAAATTAAGCAAAAATCAATACGTATTGCCTATCAAATCTTAGAAGATAACTTTGAGGAAGATACATTAGTACTTGTAGGTATTGCGGACAGAGGGTATGTTTTTGCACAACGCTTACAGAAAATATTAACCGAAATATCAAGTAAAAACATTGAGCTAATAAAGGTGACGATGAATAAAACAAGTCGTTCATTAAAAGCTGAAGCAGATCAACCTGTTGAAAGTGTCAAGAATAAGACCTTAATATTAGTGGATGATGTATTAAATAGTGGAAGAACATTAGCATATGGCTTAGGAGTCTTTTTAAATGTTCCGCTCAAAAAAATGAGAACAGCCGTATTGATTGACAGAAGTCATCCAAAATTTCCAATTGTCAGTGACTATTATGGATTGAAGCTTTCAACCATATTAAAAGAACATGTGGAAGTAAATCTTGAAGGTTTTCAAGAAGAGAACGATGCCGCTTGGTTGGTTTAA
- a CDS encoding lytic transglycosylase domain-containing protein — MIGKKRTLLAFGFILSVYSLSAQEIAVNEMRNSTQNVMSAAIDRENTSILQQLDSIKFVNSGEKDIKGVIFDVEDVNIVRKLNALQREVPLHYNQSVRKYIDLYGSKNYSGHMSRMLGLAQYYFPIYDRIFSEMGVPKEIKYLSIIESALNPHDVSRVGATGPWQFMYGTAKIYNLSMDNYVDERKDPVASSYAAAKYLKEAYTEFGDWLLAIASYNCGKGGIKRAILKSGKIQPSFWEIASFLPKETRNYIPAYIAMTYTLGYAQEHGIEAENSEMALNTRALEIDKFISIADVAKAINVPEEGLKKLNPAYKKGIVNGSSEIHRRLIIPALSDDMNPDKLYAALNTVVQVPTQVPVLEDDDDRVKKVANTKRHVVKRGESLATIANTYDISVQNLKAWNNLRRSTVETGTSLVVNSNGVNSRLAQKANTSATKKSDSLVYTVKKGDTLSEIANRKGISLSRLKADNDLSHSKLKPGMKLKINRS; from the coding sequence ATGATTGGAAAAAAGAGAACTTTACTAGCTTTTGGTTTTATTTTGAGCGTATATAGTTTATCTGCTCAAGAAATAGCTGTGAATGAAATGAGAAATTCTACTCAAAATGTTATGTCAGCAGCTATTGATCGTGAGAATACATCTATTCTACAACAACTTGATAGTATTAAATTCGTAAATTCAGGTGAAAAGGATATCAAGGGAGTCATATTTGATGTAGAAGATGTTAACATCGTTCGAAAGTTAAATGCATTACAACGTGAGGTTCCACTCCATTATAATCAATCTGTTCGAAAATATATTGATTTGTATGGTTCTAAAAATTATTCAGGACACATGTCTCGGATGTTGGGACTAGCTCAGTATTACTTCCCAATTTATGACCGTATTTTCTCAGAAATGGGCGTTCCGAAAGAAATCAAATACCTCTCCATAATAGAATCTGCTTTAAATCCTCATGATGTTTCCCGCGTGGGCGCAACTGGCCCATGGCAGTTCATGTATGGAACAGCGAAGATTTATAATTTGTCAATGGATAATTATGTTGATGAACGTAAGGATCCTGTTGCATCTAGTTATGCTGCAGCTAAATATCTAAAAGAGGCTTATACTGAATTTGGAGATTGGTTGTTAGCAATAGCCTCTTATAACTGTGGAAAGGGAGGCATTAAAAGAGCGATTCTAAAATCAGGAAAAATTCAACCTTCATTTTGGGAGATAGCTTCCTTTCTTCCCAAAGAAACCAGGAATTACATCCCAGCTTATATCGCAATGACCTATACACTTGGATATGCGCAAGAACACGGGATAGAGGCTGAGAATAGTGAAATGGCCTTGAATACACGTGCCTTGGAAATCGATAAATTTATTTCGATTGCTGATGTAGCTAAAGCGATAAACGTTCCAGAGGAAGGCTTAAAGAAGCTAAATCCAGCTTATAAGAAAGGAATAGTAAATGGTTCGTCTGAAATACATCGCCGTTTAATTATTCCAGCGCTAAGTGATGATATGAATCCGGATAAACTTTATGCTGCTTTAAACACAGTCGTTCAAGTTCCAACTCAAGTTCCTGTACTTGAAGATGACGATGACCGCGTTAAGAAGGTTGCCAATACTAAAAGACACGTAGTAAAGCGAGGAGAGAGTTTAGCGACTATCGCCAATACATATGATATTAGTGTGCAAAATTTGAAAGCTTGGAATAACTTAAGAAGATCTACCGTTGAGACTGGTACTTCGCTGGTCGTTAATAGTAATGGCGTCAATAGCCGATTGGCTCAAAAAGCGAATACAAGTGCAACAAAAAAATCAGATAGTCTTGTTTATACAGTGAAAAAAGGAGATACACTTTCTGAGATTGCAAACCGAAAGGGGATATCCTTATCCAGGTTGAAAGCTGATAATGACTTGTCTCATTCGAAACTGAAACCAGGCATGAAGCTTAAGATTAATAGAAGTTAA
- the tatA gene encoding twin-arginine translocase TatA/TatE family subunit, with the protein MLTSGLLIMGIGGQELIVIVVILLLLFGGKKIPELMRGLGKGMKEFKDGQKEDSTEDTKEKTTENK; encoded by the coding sequence ATGTTGACATCAGGGTTATTAATAATGGGTATTGGAGGTCAGGAATTAATTGTAATCGTTGTAATATTATTATTATTATTTGGCGGTAAAAAAATTCCTGAATTGATGCGTGGATTAGGTAAAGGCATGAAAGAATTTAAGGACGGACAAAAAGAGGATTCGACAGAGGATACTAAAGAGAAAACAACAGAGAATAAATAG
- a CDS encoding murein hydrolase activator EnvC family protein produces MNLKKVTFSIIAFFLMLGVGFSQTRAELEKKREKINREIAELQKTLKETTTEKILTQKQVTALSSQINLREEKITTISSEMSLINRQIGVNTNAVDKLKAELEKMRKDYEKMIMFAFRNRNAYNKLMFIFASKDFNQGFRRVKYLQQFNDSRKLKAGEIEGTKKQIEQKIAQLQADRNKHKQLLNEQEQEKKTIAQQRSVFSNELSSLITTERGVKRDITQKQKEERKLKSAIQAIIKREIEAERRRQEAARRAAEAAAARNAKKNEPKDDKGSSKSTTRKSDSEVLRATPEAARLSADFRSNRGRLPWPVSNAKILQSFGTDRTGRNVSVSHESLKLETSSGATVKAVFSGTVTSTLTLNGLKVIIISHGEFFSVYSNLASFSVSKGQKVSAGQAIGTVANDPDLDAPVLDFQIWQGQTPMNPQSWLAN; encoded by the coding sequence ATGAATTTAAAAAAAGTAACATTTAGTATAATTGCGTTTTTTTTGATGCTTGGTGTGGGTTTTTCGCAGACAAGAGCTGAATTAGAAAAAAAACGTGAAAAAATAAATCGTGAAATAGCGGAATTGCAAAAAACGCTGAAAGAAACGACAACGGAGAAAATATTGACGCAGAAGCAAGTTACTGCATTAAGTAGTCAGATTAATCTTCGTGAAGAAAAAATCACAACCATTAGCTCCGAAATGAGTTTAATCAATCGCCAGATTGGTGTAAATACAAATGCGGTTGATAAATTGAAAGCAGAGTTGGAGAAAATGCGTAAAGATTATGAAAAGATGATCATGTTTGCATTTCGCAATCGTAATGCTTACAATAAATTGATGTTCATCTTTGCCTCAAAGGATTTTAATCAGGGGTTTCGTCGTGTAAAATATTTACAACAATTCAATGATTCAAGAAAATTGAAGGCTGGCGAAATAGAAGGTACGAAAAAGCAGATAGAGCAAAAAATAGCACAACTGCAAGCTGACCGTAATAAGCATAAACAATTATTGAATGAACAAGAACAGGAAAAGAAAACGATCGCACAGCAACGTTCTGTTTTTTCTAATGAGCTGAGTTCACTTATCACGACAGAAAGAGGTGTGAAAAGGGATATTACCCAAAAACAAAAAGAAGAGCGTAAGTTAAAATCTGCTATTCAAGCGATTATTAAGCGAGAAATTGAAGCAGAGCGTAGGAGACAAGAAGCTGCACGTAGAGCTGCTGAAGCTGCTGCTGCAAGAAATGCAAAGAAAAATGAACCTAAAGACGATAAAGGTTCTTCTAAATCTACAACAAGAAAATCGGATTCTGAGGTATTACGTGCTACACCTGAAGCAGCTCGTCTGTCAGCAGATTTTAGATCAAACCGTGGCCGACTACCATGGCCAGTTTCAAATGCTAAAATTTTACAAAGTTTTGGTACGGATAGAACAGGTAGAAATGTGTCGGTAAGTCATGAATCATTGAAATTAGAAACTTCTAGTGGTGCGACGGTTAAAGCTGTATTCTCGGGTACTGTAACCAGTACATTGACTCTAAATGGATTGAAAGTTATCATTATTTCACATGGTGAATTCTTCTCTGTATACAGTAACTTGGCGAGCTTCAGTGTTTCAAAAGGTCAAAAAGTCTCTGCAGGACAGGCAATAGGTACTGTTGCGAATGATCCTGATTTGGATGCTCCTGTATTGGATTTCCAAATTTGGCAAGGGCAAACACCAATGAATCCGCAATCATGGTTAGCGAATTAA
- a CDS encoding DUF4292 domain-containing protein, with protein MWNKFATAVFLVVLLASCSTKKKITAVGNKNEVDVVVKSDSKKEAVQKFLSSNLQFTTFSGKAKSKIGFGKSSYDVTTNIRIEKDKKIWISISAILGLEVGRVLITPDSVQILNKFQGEYMAKPFSYLYQYASKDLTFENVQDLFLANLSTNLFNLDDLEIGQPDSIIELRGKKNELNYLYTINQQNRPNLFRLEQISKGQKLEANYTTYADNAGQLFPMGLDLLISGGVTSITANINYSRVSFNEAIEMPFTISNKYKVIN; from the coding sequence ATGTGGAATAAATTTGCTACTGCAGTGTTTTTGGTAGTGCTATTGGCTTCCTGTAGTACAAAAAAGAAAATAACTGCTGTTGGAAATAAAAACGAAGTAGACGTGGTTGTGAAATCGGATTCAAAAAAAGAAGCTGTTCAAAAATTTTTATCGTCCAATCTACAGTTCACTACTTTTTCAGGAAAGGCTAAAAGCAAAATAGGTTTTGGAAAATCTTCTTACGATGTAACTACGAATATTCGAATAGAAAAAGATAAGAAAATTTGGATTTCTATTAGTGCAATATTAGGTCTTGAAGTTGGCCGTGTCTTAATCACGCCTGATAGTGTTCAGATTCTAAATAAATTTCAGGGTGAATATATGGCGAAACCATTTAGTTATTTATATCAATATGCGAGTAAGGATCTCACTTTTGAGAATGTTCAGGATTTGTTTTTAGCAAATTTATCGACAAACTTATTCAATTTAGATGACTTGGAAATTGGTCAACCAGACTCTATCATCGAGTTACGGGGCAAAAAGAATGAATTGAATTATTTGTATACGATTAATCAGCAAAATAGACCTAATTTATTTCGTTTGGAACAGATAAGTAAGGGACAGAAATTAGAAGCAAACTATACAACATATGCTGATAATGCTGGACAATTATTTCCAATGGGACTTGATTTACTTATATCAGGAGGTGTAACAAGTATAACGGCAAATATTAACTATAGTAGAGTTTCGTTTAATGAAGCGATAGAAATGCCTTTCACTATATCTAATAAATATAAAGTAATTAATTAA